DNA from Brassica napus cultivar Da-Ae chromosome C4, Da-Ae, whole genome shotgun sequence:
GTGTTTtcaaaatctcgttttcccttGTTTTATAATAACATATAATTAATGAACTAGGCGCAAAGCTGGTCCTGTGGTTGATTATTCCCTAAAGAACTCGAGAAGGATATTCTCTACAGATGTTCCAACCTCTTTCATACAAAACATCAAGTCTAATGCTATAACAAGCCATGAATTCTGTATAGACggagaaaaggaaaaatacATTGTGAAGATTACTGGTCCCAATGAAATCATCAGTTGTAAATGCACTGTTAAGGAAGATGGTCGTCTCAGTATGTACAAGGCAAGTCTTGGAGAAAGAGTGTTCTAAGAACACATGGTACATCCCATCATTGATAATAATTTGTTGTAtgcctttttttcttttgcacaGGTCGAGCTTAATCCTGAAAGGCATTTGACTATTGATGTGTCTTGCACTGTTAAGAATCTTGATGTGAGGCTTATGCTCGCTGGCAAAAGGAAAATAAACACTCTCACGGTGAGTTAATTTTACTAGACATGCCTCTCTTGTACTTGGCTTAAGTGCCATTTTTATGATGGGCAGGAGAACGAGCTAAGTAACATTCAAGGACTACTTAGTTCAGCAATTGTTGATCTCAATGTGAAAGGAAGATTAAGGTGGCCGCTTGGTACAACTTCATCCGAAGGTggttacaaaatatttgaagtttgTCACGTTAAAGTTACTATCTACAAAAAGCATACACTCGGGCTTAAGGTCAGAGAGACTGATGGATTTAGTGAGAGGAATGGAACAGGGGAAATCGCAAAAGGTGTGACTCTTATACTTAAAGAGATGAACACTAAGCTACAGGTAAAGTCATTGTGCTTCTGCATCCTCTTAAAACTATATTGGAAGTAAcacttttattaattattatacttGTGGGTCTGCAGGAACAGAACATAGAGAGGGGTTGTGTTTTGGAAATGCTCCGAGGTGTTCTTGGAACTATATGGGACTTCATGAGTTACGATGGCAGTCTTATGTAGTAAAGAGCCATATGTTTTTGCTGGCGCTATGTTGAGTTTCTCTTTTAcgttttgttgtgttttggTACTTTAAAGTTCatcagtttttttgtttgtttgggtTGTGAGGATTAAACTTGTGtgttattcaaaataaaacacaacgCACTAGCTGTGTTTTCTTACATGATGCTGTGTTTTGTATCCATGTCAATCTGTCAATCATTGATCAATGAATCTAGACTTCGAACGGCTGCATCAGATGAGACGGTCTAAACCATTTGCGGTTATTAGCTCTGTTTTTGAGGAAGataaatatacatacaattTGGTGGACATCAAAACCAAACACAATttgtattaaatatttgaagATAACATAAAGTCCTGATCTCTTCTATCAAATTCTAGCTATCATCCACAAGAccaaatacataagaaaaattGCAGGTATAATAGAGTTAGTCTACATCTATAAAGAGCCCTTAAACAAGGTGTGGCAAAAGTTCCACTGCTTCATCCATCAAACCTTTATCACACAACCTACAAATAACTTCCTCTGTTCTCGATCTCTTAACAACCAAGTTCCTGCTAAAAGCTTCCTCCAATAAACCCTGAGCATAACCAACATCGTCTACTTCAATAAACCCACTAACCATAATATCATACGTGTGACTGTTCCTATCAACCCCATTCCTCTCCATCTCTTCCCAAACACTTTTCACTCGACTCACATCCCCGGCCTTAACCAACCcctttatcaatatattgtacgTAACCACATTAGCCTCACAACCCAGCTTCTCCATACAAGACATCATCTTAACCGCGCCGTCGATATCATTCTGcttgcataaaccattgataTACACATTGTAAGTATAAACATCAGGAGTCAAACCCAACAAGAGCAGCTCATCAAACAACTTGTCTGCTCTCGAGTAATCCTCGTCCGCTATAACGCCTTGCAGTATAATCGTGTAGCAAACGAGATCAGGCTCTATTCGATCGCATTTCATCTGGTTCAGCACACTCACAACCTCTTTCCCCTTCCCTCCTTCCACCAAGAACCTCATTACAACTGTGTAATCGCGCAAATCCGGCGAAAACCGAATCTTTCTGAGCTCTTCGACATATCCAATGGCGTCGAAACATTTAGAGTCCTTGTGTTTACAAACAGAACTCAGCAGCTTAGAGTATAAACTCGGATCAACGATATAGCTTTCGTCACTCATGTACTTCACTAACTCACCAGCACAATCCACCTCACCGATCCTACACAAAGCATCAACCAAAATCTCGAAAGTAGATTCCTCTAACCTCACTCCCATTCCACTAGCTCTCACCAAAACCTCAGGCACCATCACAAGACCCTCTCTCCTTCTAACGAGAACCGAGAGAAGAGCGTTTAGCGTGTAAGCAGAAGGCGCGCACCTGAACTTGGGGATTCTGAAGAAGACATCGATCGCTTCTTCGGTCTTTCCGGAGAGCCCGTAAGCAAAGATGACGTCTTTGAATACGGGTTCTGGCGTTTCGAACTTCTCGGAAGTTTCGAGGTGGTTGAGAACAGAGACGATGCTCTCGAGGTTGGAGGCTTTGGCTAGGGTTTTGATGACGAGTCTGTAAGCTTGTGGAGTGGGTTCGCAGTTGAGGGTGTGGAATGAGTTTGTGAGTGTTTGTATAACGCTAACGTTCGAGCTCGAGGTTGGATTTGAGACGAGAGTGGTTCTTA
Protein-coding regions in this window:
- the LOC106407437 gene encoding pentatricopeptide repeat-containing protein At2g38420, mitochondrial → MTRSSSWHRMSNFLRKYRKIPHSSFQTKWNETLKHKHAMEQLRTTLVSNPTSSSNVSVIQTLTNSFHTLNCEPTPQAYRLVIKTLAKASNLESIVSVLNHLETSEKFETPEPVFKDVIFAYGLSGKTEEAIDVFFRIPKFRCAPSAYTLNALLSVLVRRREGLVMVPEVLVRASGMGVRLEESTFEILVDALCRIGEVDCAGELVKYMSDESYIVDPSLYSKLLSSVCKHKDSKCFDAIGYVEELRKIRFSPDLRDYTVVMRFLVEGGKGKEVVSVLNQMKCDRIEPDLVCYTIILQGVIADEDYSRADKLFDELLLLGLTPDVYTYNVYINGLCKQNDIDGAVKMMSCMEKLGCEANVVTYNILIKGLVKAGDVSRVKSVWEEMERNGVDRNSHTYDIMVSGFIEVDDVGYAQGLLEEAFSRNLVVKRSRTEEVICRLCDKGLMDEAVELLPHLV
- the LOC106453410 gene encoding uncharacterized protein LOC106453410 encodes the protein MVHPIIDNNLLYAFFSFAQVELNPERHLTIDVSCTVKNLDVRLMLAGKRKINTLTENELSNIQGLLSSAIVDLNVKGRLRWPLGTTSSEGGYKIFEVCHVKVTIYKKHTLGLKVRETDGFSERNGTGEIAKGVTLILKEMNTKLQEQNIERGCVLEMLRGVLGTIWDFMSYDGSLM